In one window of Gossypium arboreum isolate Shixiya-1 chromosome 4, ASM2569848v2, whole genome shotgun sequence DNA:
- the LOC108458923 gene encoding uncharacterized protein LOC108458923, whose product MNLFQRRWLELIKDYELVIDYHLGKANVVADALSRKSLFALRSMSTQLSVIEDGLILVELRAKLMFFQEIYEAQKGDKEFQAKMTQCKTSIESDFWIGSDGCLMFRDRICEPKDDELIQKILHKAHSSCMSNPSG is encoded by the coding sequence atgAACCTTTTccaacggagatggttagagctcataaaagattacgagctggtGATCGACTATCACCTGGGGAAGGCAaacgtggtcgccgatgctttgagtaggaagtcattgtttgccttgaggtcTATGAGCACTCAGTTGTCTGTAATCGAGGATGGTTTGATTCTAgtagagttgagagctaaactaaTGTTTTTCCAAGAGATCTATgaggctcagaaaggtgataaagaATTTCAAGCTAAGATGACTCAGTGCAAGACGAGTAtagaatcagatttttggattggttCAGATGGCTGTttaatgtttcgagatagaatttgtgAACCCAAAGacgatgagcttattcagaaaattttgcataAGGCACATAGCAGTTGTATGTCTAATCCATCTGGGTAG